Proteins from a single region of Sporosarcina sp. P33:
- the xseA gene encoding exodeoxyribonuclease VII large subunit: MSNPTFLTVQALTKYVKRKFDADPHLRNVYVKGELSNVKMHPSGHIYFTLKDDKTRIQAAMFRSRSNTLKFKPENGMNVLITGDVTVYETAGSYQLYVQTMEPDGIGALYLAFEQLKKKLQQEGLFEARFKQPIPQVPQRIGIITAESGAALRDMYSTINRRFPMAEMHLFPALVQGPTAAPSIVKAIEQANRTGSLDVLIVGRGGGSIEDLWAFNEEDVARAIFSSRIPIISAVGHETDTTIADYVADLRAPTPTAAAEMAVPDQLQLFRHLKNQQRSMYLAVQTLLKQLNKRLETAQAAYPLQYPDRLYRPFIEKLDHLEDRLQRSSAAVIQEKRMHFDRLYAGFQYYMPIRRIQLEQQQTEQLEMRLNRAAEQTIRQRQQHFVSLMRMMQALNPLQVMERGFSIGYKDGEVIKSVQDVTSGDKLTLQLADGSVSAIVEQIIPKEVK, encoded by the coding sequence ATGTCCAATCCAACTTTTTTAACCGTTCAAGCGCTAACGAAATATGTCAAACGTAAATTTGATGCGGATCCGCATTTGCGTAATGTCTATGTGAAAGGCGAACTATCCAACGTAAAAATGCATCCGTCCGGACATATTTATTTTACGCTGAAAGATGACAAAACAAGAATCCAGGCAGCAATGTTCCGTTCCCGTTCCAACACGCTGAAATTTAAGCCGGAAAACGGCATGAATGTGCTGATTACCGGTGACGTCACAGTGTACGAGACGGCGGGATCGTATCAGCTCTACGTACAAACAATGGAGCCGGATGGTATTGGGGCGCTGTACCTAGCTTTTGAACAGTTGAAAAAGAAATTGCAGCAAGAGGGATTGTTTGAAGCCAGATTTAAACAGCCGATTCCGCAAGTTCCGCAACGAATCGGCATCATTACTGCGGAATCTGGAGCTGCACTGCGTGATATGTATTCGACAATCAACAGACGCTTTCCTATGGCAGAAATGCACCTGTTCCCTGCGCTAGTGCAAGGACCGACAGCTGCGCCATCGATTGTCAAAGCAATTGAGCAGGCTAACCGTACAGGTTCACTGGATGTATTGATTGTCGGACGGGGCGGCGGCTCCATAGAGGATTTATGGGCATTCAATGAGGAAGACGTGGCACGTGCCATCTTCTCAAGCCGCATCCCAATTATCAGCGCCGTCGGTCATGAAACGGATACAACCATTGCGGATTATGTCGCGGATTTGCGCGCACCGACGCCTACCGCGGCGGCAGAAATGGCCGTTCCAGATCAGCTTCAACTATTCCGGCATCTGAAAAATCAGCAGCGTTCGATGTATTTAGCAGTCCAGACGTTACTGAAACAATTAAACAAACGTTTAGAAACCGCGCAGGCCGCCTATCCTCTGCAGTATCCGGATCGGCTGTACCGGCCGTTTATTGAGAAACTGGATCATCTGGAAGACCGGCTTCAGCGCAGCAGCGCCGCCGTCATTCAAGAAAAACGAATGCATTTCGACCGGCTGTATGCTGGATTCCAGTATTACATGCCGATTAGACGCATTCAGCTTGAACAACAGCAGACGGAGCAGCTTGAAATGCGTCTGAATCGCGCAGCAGAGCAAACGATCAGACAGCGGCAGCAACATTTTGTATCACTCATGCGCATGATGCAAGCGCTGAATCCATTACAAGTGATGGAAAGAGGGTTTTCCATCGGATATAAAGACGGCGAAGTAATTAAATCTGTTCAAGATGTGACGAGCGGAGATAAATTAACGCTTCAATTAGCAGACGGATCCGTTTCAGCAATAGTGGAGCAGATCATTCCAAAGGAGGTTAAGTAA
- a CDS encoding exodeoxyribonuclease VII small subunit, translating into MAEEKNMQFEQAMHQLEEIVQKLEAGEAPLDDTITLYKQGMELSAYCQKKLQHAEKQLIRMIDQEGNESSFDPTAGEPNE; encoded by the coding sequence ATGGCAGAAGAAAAAAATATGCAATTCGAGCAGGCAATGCACCAATTGGAAGAAATCGTACAGAAATTGGAAGCTGGAGAAGCGCCTTTGGATGATACTATTACGTTATATAAACAAGGGATGGAACTTTCCGCGTACTGCCAGAAGAAACTGCAGCATGCAGAGAAACAATTAATTCGAATGATTGACCAAGAAGGAAATGAGTCCTCATTTGATCCAACAGCAGGTGAGCCGAATGAATGA
- a CDS encoding polyprenyl synthetase family protein — protein sequence MNEKLQTFMDEMIPEIERELTNQLAKSDIPDALHESMTYSVEAGGKRIRPLLVLAVLHDLKADSADALKVAASVELIHTYSLIHDDLPCMDDDDFRRGKPTNHKVYGEDVATLSGDAMQALAFQALADLRETPPAAAIELVGLLAKASGAQGMVKGQVLDMKGEHQLLPLAELEEVHIHKTGALLSYCIEAGAVLAQATEQQREQLRRFSRNIGLAFQIQDDILDVTATTEQLGKPANSDTSSEKSTYPSLLGLEGAQEQLKLRHEEALKALQAIGLGESLLQSLADYIIERNM from the coding sequence ATGAATGAAAAATTACAGACATTTATGGATGAAATGATTCCGGAGATCGAACGTGAACTGACCAATCAGCTGGCGAAGTCCGATATTCCGGATGCTTTACATGAATCGATGACGTACTCCGTCGAAGCAGGCGGAAAGCGTATCCGCCCATTGCTGGTGCTTGCAGTGCTTCATGACTTAAAGGCGGATTCAGCAGATGCCCTAAAAGTCGCCGCATCTGTTGAATTGATACATACATACTCCCTAATACATGATGATTTGCCCTGCATGGATGACGATGACTTCAGAAGAGGGAAACCGACGAACCATAAAGTTTACGGGGAAGACGTCGCAACACTTTCAGGTGATGCGATGCAGGCGCTGGCATTTCAGGCACTTGCAGATCTGCGCGAAACACCGCCGGCAGCAGCAATTGAACTGGTCGGACTGCTGGCAAAAGCTTCCGGCGCACAAGGTATGGTAAAAGGCCAGGTTCTGGATATGAAAGGTGAACATCAATTATTGCCGCTGGCAGAACTGGAAGAAGTCCATATTCACAAAACGGGTGCCCTGCTTTCTTACTGTATTGAAGCAGGTGCTGTACTGGCACAGGCTACAGAACAACAGCGTGAGCAATTACGCCGGTTCTCCCGCAATATTGGGCTGGCATTCCAGATTCAGGATGATATCCTTGACGTCACGGCAACGACCGAGCAGTTGGGCAAGCCGGCAAACAGTGATACTTCGAGTGAGAAGTCGACATATCCTTCATTGCTTGGACTCGAAGGTGCGCAGGAACAGTTAAAGTTGCGCCATGAAGAAGCACTAAAGGCATTGCAGGCCATTGGTTTAGGAGAATCTCTTTTGCAATCGCTGGCGGATTACATTATCGAACGAAATATGTGA
- the dxs gene encoding 1-deoxy-D-xylulose-5-phosphate synthase — MDLTTITNPSFIKELDKEQLESLAADIRHFLIENLSVTGGHIGPNLGVVELTIALHRIFDSPSDKIIWDVGHQSYVHKILTGRAGEFDTLRMYKGLSGFPKMAESKHDVWETGHSSTSLSAAMGMAVARDIKGEDSYVIPVIGDGALTGGMALEALNHIGHEKTNITVILNDNEMSIAPNVGALHSILGKLRTAGKYNNVKDELEFLLRKIPAVGGRVATAAERVKDSLKYLVVNGVFFEELGFTYLGPIDGHDLAELERSLQYAKKMEGPVLLHVITKKGKGYSPAEMDKIGTWHGTGPYKIETGDFVKSPVKGPAWSALVSETVRKLARKDRRIVAITPAMPVGSKLESFAAEFPDRFFDVGIAEQHATTMAAGLATTGMKPFLAIYSTFLQRSYDQMLHDITRQKLNVFIGIDRAGLVGADGETHHGVFDIAFLRHMPNLVIMMPKDENEGQHMVKTAIEYDEGPIAMRFPRGNGYGVPMDEELHTIPIGTWEVLQEGEDATILTFGQTIPMAFAAAEQLKKQGKNVAVVNARFIKPLDTDLLDELFAKGKPIITVEEAVLAGGFGSAVLEYAEQMNHTSTIFERIGIPDDFIEHGSVDKLLVEIHMTPEHVAEVTAAAIQQTAESEKV, encoded by the coding sequence ATGGATCTAACAACGATTACCAATCCATCTTTTATTAAAGAGCTCGATAAAGAACAATTAGAGTCACTGGCGGCGGATATCCGTCATTTCTTAATTGAAAACTTATCGGTGACAGGCGGTCATATCGGGCCAAATCTTGGCGTGGTGGAATTGACTATTGCTTTGCACCGTATTTTCGACAGCCCATCCGACAAAATTATATGGGACGTGGGGCATCAGTCTTACGTTCATAAAATTCTGACCGGACGTGCCGGCGAATTCGATACTCTTAGAATGTATAAAGGATTGAGCGGATTCCCTAAGATGGCGGAGAGCAAACATGACGTGTGGGAAACCGGCCACAGTTCGACGTCTTTGTCTGCAGCTATGGGAATGGCTGTTGCACGGGATATTAAAGGGGAAGACAGCTATGTCATTCCTGTAATCGGCGACGGAGCATTAACGGGCGGAATGGCGCTTGAGGCACTGAACCATATCGGGCATGAGAAAACGAATATTACGGTCATTTTGAATGACAATGAAATGTCGATTGCCCCGAACGTCGGCGCATTACATTCGATTCTCGGTAAACTGCGCACCGCAGGAAAGTACAATAATGTAAAAGACGAGCTGGAATTCCTCTTGCGTAAGATCCCTGCAGTTGGCGGGCGTGTGGCCACCGCTGCGGAGCGAGTGAAAGACAGCCTGAAATATTTAGTCGTAAACGGTGTCTTCTTTGAAGAGCTCGGATTTACGTATCTCGGACCGATTGACGGCCATGACTTAGCAGAACTGGAGCGTTCTCTCCAGTATGCAAAGAAAATGGAAGGCCCGGTACTTCTTCACGTCATCACGAAAAAAGGTAAAGGGTACAGCCCGGCCGAAATGGATAAGATTGGTACATGGCATGGCACAGGACCATATAAAATTGAAACGGGAGATTTCGTGAAATCTCCGGTTAAAGGTCCGGCCTGGAGTGCGCTCGTTTCTGAAACAGTGCGCAAGCTGGCAAGGAAAGACCGCCGTATCGTCGCTATTACCCCTGCTATGCCAGTCGGGTCGAAACTGGAATCGTTCGCGGCAGAATTCCCTGACCGCTTCTTTGATGTCGGGATTGCAGAACAGCATGCAACCACAATGGCAGCGGGTCTTGCAACGACTGGAATGAAGCCGTTCCTAGCGATTTATTCGACATTCCTGCAGCGTTCGTATGACCAAATGCTGCATGATATTACACGTCAGAAACTGAACGTCTTTATCGGAATCGACCGTGCAGGACTCGTCGGCGCGGATGGAGAAACCCATCACGGCGTATTTGATATTGCATTCTTGCGTCATATGCCGAACCTCGTGATTATGATGCCAAAAGATGAAAATGAAGGCCAGCATATGGTGAAGACGGCGATTGAGTACGATGAAGGACCGATCGCTATGCGTTTCCCGCGCGGAAACGGTTACGGTGTACCGATGGATGAGGAACTTCATACGATTCCGATCGGCACATGGGAAGTGCTGCAGGAAGGTGAAGATGCCACCATTCTGACATTTGGTCAGACGATCCCTATGGCATTTGCCGCTGCCGAGCAGCTGAAAAAGCAGGGGAAAAATGTAGCGGTTGTCAATGCGCGCTTTATTAAACCGTTGGATACTGATTTGCTGGACGAGTTATTTGCCAAAGGCAAACCGATTATTACTGTTGAAGAGGCGGTATTAGCCGGGGGATTCGGCAGTGCGGTGCTTGAATATGCAGAACAAATGAATCACACGTCAACGATCTTTGAACGCATCGGTATTCCTGATGACTTCATCGAGCATGGAAGTGTTGATAAATTATTAGTCGAAATTCATATGACACCTGAACACGTAGCTGAAGTTACTGCAGCGGCTATTCAGCAGACTGCGGAAAGCGAAAAAGTATGA
- a CDS encoding TlyA family RNA methyltransferase, whose protein sequence is MSANIKKERVDLLLVERGLTESREQAKRSIMAGLVYSDSTRIEKAGEKIAADAPLTVKGPAIKYVSRGGLKLEKALQSFPISVKEKIVLDIGASTGGFTDCALQNGAKHCYALDVGYNQLAWKIRQHEQVTVMERQNFRHATVDMFTEGLPEIATIDVSFISLSLILPALKKIIIPGGQVVALVKPQFEAGKEKVGKKGIVREQATHLEVLEKTADMANSEGFSVKGATYSPVTGGEGNIEFLFYLVSEEQPVSHFTADDFKQLVKQAHTELT, encoded by the coding sequence ATGAGTGCGAATATAAAAAAAGAACGGGTAGACTTGCTGCTTGTGGAACGCGGGCTGACAGAATCACGCGAACAGGCGAAGCGCTCTATTATGGCGGGACTCGTCTATTCCGATTCGACACGAATTGAAAAAGCAGGAGAAAAAATTGCAGCCGACGCTCCGTTGACTGTCAAAGGTCCTGCAATCAAATATGTAAGCCGCGGAGGATTAAAACTTGAAAAGGCGCTGCAGTCTTTTCCTATTTCTGTGAAAGAGAAGATCGTACTCGACATCGGTGCCTCCACAGGCGGCTTTACGGACTGTGCACTGCAGAACGGTGCGAAGCATTGTTATGCACTGGATGTCGGTTACAATCAGCTTGCCTGGAAGATTCGGCAGCATGAACAAGTAACGGTCATGGAAAGGCAAAATTTCCGCCATGCAACAGTAGATATGTTCACTGAAGGATTGCCGGAAATAGCGACCATAGATGTATCCTTCATTTCATTATCGCTAATTTTGCCTGCACTGAAGAAAATTATTATTCCTGGCGGTCAAGTAGTAGCGCTTGTGAAGCCACAGTTCGAAGCGGGTAAGGAAAAAGTCGGGAAAAAAGGCATTGTCCGTGAGCAGGCGACACATCTTGAAGTACTGGAAAAAACAGCTGACATGGCAAATTCTGAAGGGTTTTCTGTAAAAGGAGCAACCTATTCCCCCGTTACAGGCGGTGAAGGAAATATTGAGTTTCTGTTTTATCTGGTATCCGAAGAACAGCCAGTATCACACTTTACAGCAGACGACTTTAAACAATTAGTTAAACAAGCACATACTGAATTAACATAA
- the ahrC gene encoding transcriptional regulator AhrC/ArgR — MNKGQRHIRIRDIITNNEIETQDQLVDSLKNAGVDVTQATVSRDIKELHLIKVPTPSGNYKYSLPTVPRFNTEEKLKRMLEDAFVGIDSASHFIMLKTLPGNAQAVGSLVDNLDWDEMLGTICGDDTCLIICREESMTDYVKDKLLAML; from the coding sequence TTGAATAAAGGACAGCGACATATTCGCATTAGAGATATTATCACAAACAACGAAATTGAAACGCAGGATCAGCTGGTCGACAGCCTGAAAAATGCAGGAGTGGATGTGACGCAGGCAACAGTATCCCGGGATATTAAAGAGTTGCATCTGATTAAAGTTCCAACACCGTCAGGAAATTACAAATACAGCCTTCCGACAGTTCCGCGCTTTAATACGGAAGAAAAACTGAAGCGAATGCTTGAAGATGCATTTGTCGGGATAGACAGTGCAAGCCATTTCATCATGTTGAAAACGCTTCCCGGCAATGCGCAGGCAGTCGGCTCATTGGTCGATAACCTGGACTGGGATGAAATGTTAGGAACAATCTGCGGTGATGATACATGCCTGATCATCTGCCGCGAAGAATCCATGACTGATTACGTTAAAGATAAATTATTAGCAATGCTATAA
- the recN gene encoding DNA repair protein RecN → MLSELSIKNFAIIEQLEIAFDDGLTVLTGETGAGKSIIIDAVQLLAGGRGSQEFIRHGAKKAELQGLFTIDNNIDAVTEKLTEFGIDAEEGVVILRRDVNASGKSVCRVNGKLVTIAILREIGSLLIDIHGQHENQELMNEKRHIHLLDFFIGEPIDRAMSTYTELYEKYRKLQQLIAAKTQDEQQIAQKIDLYKFQLEEIDAANLVIGEEEELEAERVKLQHFNRLFDRLNTSYEALSLESHGLDWVGNSMSDLEEAASIDEELKTLSETVNSSFYALQDVSHDLKRQIDSMEFQPDRLDFVEERLALFLTLKRKYGKSLEDILIYRDKIADALDQLVNRDERLHQNQELLAQYTEDLTIEANELSIIRKKAALSLEKGIEEQLKQLYMEKATFKVQIKQKEPLQFDANGFDEVTFMISTNLGEPLKPLVRVASGGELSRMMLALKTIFSQHQGITSIIFDEVDTGVSGRVAQSIAEKISMISSHSQVLCISHLPQVAAMADHHYLIKKEVHDGRTTTAIHDVMQKERTEELSRMLSGAEITPLTLQHAEELLILAAQRKQEFRK, encoded by the coding sequence TTGTTAAGCGAACTTTCGATTAAAAACTTTGCTATTATCGAACAGCTTGAAATCGCATTTGACGACGGACTGACTGTACTGACCGGTGAAACAGGTGCAGGTAAGTCGATTATCATTGATGCTGTCCAACTTCTAGCAGGAGGCAGAGGTTCACAGGAATTCATTCGTCACGGCGCAAAAAAGGCCGAGCTTCAGGGCCTGTTTACAATCGATAATAATATCGATGCCGTGACGGAAAAGCTGACAGAGTTCGGAATTGACGCAGAAGAAGGTGTTGTGATTTTACGCCGGGATGTGAACGCAAGCGGAAAGTCTGTATGCCGTGTCAACGGCAAACTGGTCACTATTGCCATTTTGCGTGAAATCGGCTCCTTGCTGATCGATATACATGGCCAGCATGAGAATCAGGAATTGATGAATGAAAAACGACATATTCATTTGCTTGATTTTTTTATTGGGGAACCAATTGACCGTGCGATGTCCACGTATACTGAACTCTATGAGAAATATAGGAAGCTGCAGCAACTGATTGCGGCTAAAACACAGGATGAACAGCAAATCGCGCAAAAAATTGATTTATATAAGTTTCAGCTGGAAGAAATTGATGCGGCTAATTTAGTGATCGGCGAAGAAGAGGAACTGGAAGCCGAGCGTGTGAAGCTTCAGCATTTTAACCGCTTATTCGACCGCCTGAATACTTCATATGAAGCATTGTCCCTTGAGTCGCACGGACTCGACTGGGTCGGCAATTCGATGAGTGACCTGGAAGAGGCAGCTTCGATTGATGAAGAGCTTAAAACATTGTCGGAAACAGTCAATTCATCGTTTTATGCACTGCAAGATGTCTCACATGATCTGAAACGTCAGATCGACAGTATGGAATTTCAGCCGGATCGTTTGGATTTTGTTGAAGAGCGGCTGGCGCTGTTTTTGACACTGAAACGAAAATACGGTAAATCGCTGGAAGATATTTTAATTTATCGCGATAAAATTGCCGATGCACTGGATCAGCTGGTGAATCGCGATGAAAGATTGCATCAAAACCAGGAATTGTTGGCACAATACACAGAAGATCTTACAATTGAAGCAAATGAATTATCCATTATCCGCAAAAAAGCAGCCCTTTCCTTGGAAAAAGGGATAGAAGAGCAGCTAAAACAGCTTTATATGGAAAAAGCTACATTCAAAGTGCAAATAAAGCAAAAAGAACCTCTGCAGTTTGATGCAAACGGATTTGATGAAGTGACGTTTATGATTTCCACTAACTTGGGTGAACCGCTCAAGCCGTTGGTACGAGTGGCGTCTGGTGGCGAATTATCTCGAATGATGCTGGCGCTGAAGACGATTTTCTCACAGCATCAAGGGATTACGTCAATTATTTTTGATGAAGTTGATACCGGTGTAAGCGGGCGGGTTGCTCAATCAATTGCAGAAAAAATTTCCATGATCTCCAGTCATTCGCAAGTTCTTTGTATTTCACATCTGCCGCAAGTGGCTGCGATGGCGGACCATCATTACCTCATTAAAAAAGAAGTGCACGACGGCCGGACGACGACTGCCATCCATGATGTGATGCAAAAAGAACGGACAGAAGAATTATCCCGCATGCTTTCTGGTGCGGAAATTACACCGCTGACGCTGCAGCACGCAGAGGAATTGCTCATTCTGGCGGCCCAGCGTAAACAGGAATTCCGTAAATAA
- a CDS encoding SpoIVB peptidase S55 domain-containing protein — protein sequence MGWNKTFKTLIALVLLLCLAPSISLAKEETLIPMGHSIGIQMDLSGIYVTSDVKVDQQEWLKKGDVIRRLNGVEMKQLVHFERALQNDSATMELDVLRNGKNQTIQADPSLIKRVTPFLKDRTEGTGTLTYVDPKTGTYGALGHQIIDSTLQSAPSFEKGAIYLSEISQIKKSSPGFPGYKISSIIDQNNFLGNIQINNVHGIFGIWKNAYHKVLAEPLEIMQPFELMIGPAEIYTTVEGSTVEKFTIQITKIEEEQFQIHLTDQKLLKKTGGILQGMSGSPVIQNGKFVGAITHMFVDEPEKGAALFLKTMRTNEQ from the coding sequence ATGGGATGGAATAAAACTTTCAAAACACTTATCGCTCTCGTCTTACTGCTCTGCCTGGCGCCCAGCATATCTCTGGCAAAAGAGGAAACCCTTATACCAATGGGACATTCCATCGGTATTCAAATGGATTTAAGCGGTATTTATGTAACGAGTGATGTCAAAGTCGATCAGCAGGAGTGGCTGAAAAAAGGCGATGTGATTCGCCGGCTGAACGGCGTTGAAATGAAACAGCTCGTTCACTTCGAGCGTGCGCTGCAAAATGACAGTGCTACGATGGAGCTCGACGTTTTGCGTAATGGGAAAAACCAAACCATTCAGGCAGATCCGTCGCTCATTAAGCGCGTCACACCCTTTTTAAAGGACCGCACGGAAGGTACCGGCACATTAACGTACGTCGACCCAAAGACCGGAACGTACGGTGCGCTGGGGCATCAAATCATCGACAGTACACTGCAGTCAGCACCTTCGTTTGAAAAAGGTGCAATTTATTTATCGGAAATCAGTCAAATAAAGAAAAGTTCTCCAGGATTTCCGGGATATAAAATATCCTCCATTATTGATCAGAATAATTTCCTTGGAAATATTCAGATCAATAATGTGCATGGAATTTTTGGTATTTGGAAAAACGCTTATCACAAAGTGTTGGCAGAACCGCTTGAAATTATGCAGCCGTTTGAATTGATGATCGGACCGGCAGAAATATATACGACGGTCGAAGGTTCAACAGTTGAGAAATTCACCATCCAAATTACGAAGATAGAAGAAGAACAATTCCAGATCCATTTGACTGACCAGAAATTGCTGAAAAAGACAGGCGGTATCTTGCAGGGCATGAGCGGAAGTCCCGTAATCCAGAACGGGAAATTTGTCGGAGCCATTACGCATATGTTCGTGGATGAGCCGGAAAAAGGCGCCGCACTTTTTCTAAAAACGATGAGAACGAATGAGCAATGA
- a CDS encoding DUF342 domain-containing protein — protein MLAENEHFELLEVNNKIIMNTKKEGFPIKSFDALTADIPRLKLNSFKELMKALQTIGTHEIGTYSAPCEVYVSPSQMKAELYIHAKTDEFLANKEQFLQQAEELLDQRGIVYDKERLRSMSYLPNNPIIIATGTEPIKGENAHIEYIAMPDRKPVLREDGSVDHYELNFVTSIAKDEWLGEKTPAKEGVEGCNVFGEPIAAKKGDDIKLVYDRKSVGEFEEEGKIVLRALHGGALEELNGAVSVGKQLIIPEDVGTKTGSITFDGAVRVLGTVSAGFSVNATGDISIEGKDGVTNAKEIHSEEGDVYIKGGVFGGGETVIKAKKNVFVKHANNCKIYGEKVNVGLYSLGSELYGDHISIDKHKGRVIGGIVEAVFSIECGSAGNAHERLTRLIVKGVNKEAELEEIQRLAERLKVEHAELKKIRVTLDKMESMKANLPLQQLEILEKMNATMQMKQQQILSLDQTIKNKLQLVQIASTPKIEITKQAFPGVQIEIGKQVRMLGSVTKGVFELTGEGLLNV, from the coding sequence TTGTTGGCTGAAAATGAACATTTTGAACTTTTAGAAGTGAACAATAAAATTATCATGAATACAAAAAAAGAAGGCTTTCCAATCAAGTCATTTGATGCACTGACTGCTGATATTCCCAGATTGAAACTGAATTCATTCAAAGAGCTGATGAAGGCACTGCAAACCATTGGGACTCACGAAATAGGCACGTATTCAGCGCCTTGTGAAGTATATGTATCACCAAGCCAGATGAAAGCAGAATTGTATATTCACGCAAAAACAGATGAATTTCTTGCGAATAAGGAGCAATTTCTGCAACAGGCGGAAGAACTGCTCGATCAAAGAGGAATCGTATATGACAAAGAACGTCTGCGCAGCATGTCCTATCTTCCGAACAACCCGATTATCATAGCGACAGGTACTGAGCCGATTAAAGGCGAGAATGCACATATTGAATACATTGCTATGCCGGACCGCAAACCCGTTCTTCGTGAAGACGGCTCAGTTGATCACTATGAGTTAAATTTTGTGACGTCAATCGCTAAAGACGAGTGGCTGGGTGAGAAAACGCCTGCTAAAGAAGGAGTCGAAGGATGCAATGTGTTCGGCGAACCTATAGCGGCAAAAAAAGGTGATGATATCAAATTAGTGTATGACCGCAAATCTGTCGGTGAATTTGAAGAGGAAGGCAAGATTGTGCTGCGGGCCTTACACGGCGGTGCGCTGGAAGAGCTAAACGGCGCGGTCAGTGTCGGAAAACAGCTGATTATACCGGAAGATGTCGGAACAAAAACCGGTTCAATCACATTCGATGGTGCGGTTCGTGTGCTTGGAACCGTGTCGGCAGGCTTCTCGGTCAATGCCACAGGTGATATTTCCATTGAGGGAAAAGATGGCGTGACGAATGCGAAGGAGATTCATTCGGAAGAAGGCGACGTATATATTAAAGGAGGCGTGTTCGGCGGCGGTGAAACAGTCATCAAAGCCAAAAAGAATGTGTTCGTAAAACATGCGAATAATTGTAAAATTTATGGTGAGAAGGTCAATGTCGGTCTTTATTCGCTTGGGTCTGAACTGTACGGCGACCATATTTCCATCGATAAGCATAAAGGGAGGGTGATTGGCGGGATTGTGGAGGCTGTGTTTTCTATCGAATGCGGCTCGGCAGGCAATGCACATGAACGCTTGACAAGGCTGATTGTCAAAGGTGTCAATAAAGAAGCTGAACTAGAAGAAATCCAGCGGCTGGCGGAAAGGCTGAAAGTGGAACATGCGGAACTGAAGAAAATCCGGGTGACGCTCGATAAGATGGAGAGCATGAAGGCAAATCTTCCGCTGCAGCAATTGGAGATACTGGAGAAAATGAACGCAACTATGCAAATGAAACAGCAGCAAATCCTGTCGCTTGACCAAACAATTAAAAATAAACTGCAGCTCGTACAAATCGCAAGCACACCTAAAATTGAAATTACAAAACAAGCATTTCCCGGCGTGCAAATCGAAATCGGCAAGCAAGTCAGGATGCTCGGCAGTGTGACAAAAGGTGTTTTTGAATTGACAGGCGAGGGGTTATTAAATGTCTGA
- a CDS encoding glycerophosphodiester phosphodiesterase family protein, with the protein MSDSQIFAHRGASGSYFENTMRAFLGAVQKGADGIELDVQQTEDGKLVVIHDDHLLRVAGIDQRIDQLTSAELQHIKIGKSGYRRMFGHSIPDLFDVISFCADHNVALNIELKETVYGQPAVIEQILHYVEKLEEVHISSFDYPTLQLVTEQNPRLETALLLKKKTVDWEHLDDYDVHAFHFHKRLWKEPYKTRLKESGKILRMYGVTGKEAFLASTPEVTGWITDYPSRVRKKIKGSR; encoded by the coding sequence ATGTCTGACTCTCAAATATTTGCCCACCGGGGAGCATCAGGCAGCTATTTTGAAAATACGATGCGTGCTTTTTTAGGAGCTGTTCAAAAAGGCGCAGACGGTATCGAACTGGATGTGCAACAAACGGAAGACGGCAAGCTGGTAGTCATTCATGATGATCATCTGCTTCGCGTTGCGGGAATTGATCAGCGGATTGATCAATTGACGTCTGCGGAACTTCAGCATATCAAAATCGGGAAGAGCGGATATCGGCGTATGTTTGGTCATTCCATCCCCGATTTATTCGATGTCATTTCTTTCTGCGCGGATCATAATGTAGCGCTTAATATCGAACTGAAAGAAACAGTCTACGGTCAGCCTGCCGTCATCGAGCAAATCCTTCATTACGTGGAGAAATTGGAGGAGGTACACATCTCATCCTTTGATTATCCGACGCTGCAGCTTGTCACAGAACAAAATCCGAGGCTGGAGACTGCCTTATTGCTGAAGAAAAAAACAGTCGACTGGGAACATCTGGACGATTATGATGTCCATGCATTCCATTTTCATAAGCGTCTCTGGAAAGAACCTTATAAAACCCGGCTGAAAGAAAGCGGCAAGATATTGAGAATGTATGGAGTGACCGGAAAAGAAGCATTTTTGGCGAGTACACCTGAAGTGACAGGGTGGATTACAGATTACCCAAGCCGCGTGCGCAAAAAAATAAAAGGATCAAGGTAA